From Deinococcus multiflagellatus, the proteins below share one genomic window:
- a CDS encoding ATP-binding protein — protein sequence MTLGPPDPDPLLQALDTAQQALAGAQTPAEVRARAASAFAFLGPDLSVQWTVAAHVPAGASGQDQLALGGGGAEPAWAAQPFRQGQDEEAAALVIQRPGGPWTDRERTQLRAAALVVGRALDRATLAERLAAERAALAAFAGFSEQALRSTDVAALAQRAVAVLRATLGPVSAAYLVPQGRLWRASVLSGGVPEALAAQLRAGLPLRGTSVEAALGGQDVLFVPHWAGPAVAGVHTFRALALYPMHQGGAAAGLLAMGTARADDWTERERSVFRAVGRSLALALDRALHETGLREENAALQAQARALEAFAQLSADLGAQDQRLALIRRAQEVILSLMPRGFAAYYEQAGSRWQLRSQVGQVRSPAFQAALDAGLPPEAQSLQLPWDSGEPYYQAAYDPQADGLDLLDAPGALASLPLQVGEERLGVFTVGQFEAQPWTGGERTLLLAVTQSLTLALGRARSVQQLQQSALDLERSNEALQAANEELEAFAYSVSHDLRAPVRHIAGFADLLSRALDDDTRAQPKVARALQVIADAAAQMNALIDAMLNLSRAGRQELRLSEVALDPLVRSVLTELQPEVQGREVRFEVGPLPTVYADPALLRQVLANLLGNAVKYTARCEHAHIEVWAQSTPRTWTISVRDNGVGFDPRYAHKLFGVFQRLHRAEDFGGSGVGLANVRRILQRHGGSWAAEGRPGEGATFSFTLPRPAN from the coding sequence GTGACGCTGGGACCGCCCGACCCTGACCCGCTGCTGCAGGCCCTGGACACCGCGCAGCAAGCCCTGGCAGGCGCCCAGACCCCCGCCGAGGTGCGCGCGCGCGCCGCAAGTGCCTTCGCCTTCCTGGGGCCGGACCTTTCGGTGCAGTGGACCGTGGCCGCCCATGTCCCTGCCGGCGCCAGCGGCCAGGACCAGCTGGCCCTGGGGGGCGGCGGGGCCGAGCCCGCGTGGGCCGCGCAGCCGTTCAGACAGGGGCAGGACGAGGAAGCCGCGGCGCTGGTGATTCAGCGTCCCGGCGGACCCTGGACGGACCGCGAGCGAACCCAGCTGCGCGCCGCGGCCCTGGTGGTGGGCCGCGCCCTGGACCGGGCCACCCTGGCCGAGCGACTGGCGGCTGAGCGCGCCGCCCTGGCCGCCTTTGCAGGCTTCAGCGAGCAGGCCCTGCGCAGCACCGATGTGGCGGCCCTGGCGCAGCGCGCGGTGGCCGTGCTGCGGGCCACCCTGGGTCCGGTGTCGGCCGCCTATCTGGTGCCGCAGGGGCGGCTGTGGCGGGCCTCGGTGCTCTCAGGCGGCGTGCCCGAGGCGCTGGCGGCGCAGCTGCGCGCGGGCCTGCCGCTGCGGGGCACCAGCGTGGAAGCGGCCCTGGGCGGCCAGGACGTGCTGTTTGTGCCGCACTGGGCCGGGCCCGCCGTGGCAGGCGTGCACACCTTCCGGGCGCTGGCGCTGTACCCCATGCACCAGGGCGGCGCGGCGGCGGGCCTGCTGGCCATGGGCACCGCGCGGGCCGACGACTGGACCGAGCGCGAACGCAGCGTCTTCCGGGCGGTCGGGCGCAGCCTCGCCCTGGCCCTGGACCGCGCCCTGCACGAAACCGGCCTGCGCGAGGAAAACGCGGCGCTGCAGGCCCAGGCCCGGGCGCTGGAGGCCTTTGCGCAGCTCAGCGCCGACCTGGGGGCCCAGGACCAGCGGCTGGCCCTGATCCGGCGGGCGCAGGAAGTCATTCTGTCGCTGATGCCGCGCGGCTTCGCGGCCTACTACGAGCAGGCGGGCAGCCGCTGGCAGCTACGCTCGCAGGTGGGACAGGTGCGCAGCCCCGCCTTTCAGGCCGCCCTGGACGCGGGGCTGCCCCCAGAAGCCCAGAGCCTGCAGTTGCCCTGGGACAGCGGCGAGCCCTACTACCAGGCGGCCTATGACCCCCAGGCCGACGGCCTGGACCTGCTCGACGCCCCAGGCGCGCTGGCCAGCCTGCCGCTGCAGGTGGGCGAGGAACGACTGGGCGTGTTCACGGTGGGGCAGTTTGAGGCCCAGCCCTGGACCGGGGGCGAGCGCACGCTGCTGCTGGCCGTGACCCAGAGCCTGACCCTGGCGCTGGGCCGGGCGCGCAGTGTGCAGCAGCTGCAGCAGTCGGCCCTGGACCTGGAGCGCAGCAACGAGGCCCTGCAGGCCGCCAACGAGGAGCTTGAGGCGTTCGCCTATTCGGTCAGCCACGACCTGCGCGCGCCGGTGCGGCACATTGCCGGCTTTGCCGACCTGCTGTCGCGCGCCCTGGACGACGACACCCGCGCGCAGCCCAAGGTGGCGCGGGCCCTGCAGGTGATCGCAGACGCCGCCGCGCAGATGAACGCCCTGATTGACGCCATGCTCAACCTCTCGCGCGCCGGGCGCCAGGAACTGCGCCTGAGCGAGGTGGCGCTGGACCCCCTGGTTCGCAGCGTGCTCACCGAGCTGCAGCCCGAAGTTCAGGGGCGCGAGGTGCGCTTTGAGGTGGGGCCGCTGCCCACCGTGTACGCCGACCCCGCCCTGCTGCGGCAGGTGCTGGCCAACCTCCTGGGCAACGCGGTGAAGTACACCGCCCGCTGCGAGCACGCCCACATTGAGGTCTGGGCGCAGAGCACGCCGCGGACCTGGACCATCTCCGTGCGCGACAACGGCGTGGGGTTCGATCCGCGTTACGCGCATAAGCTGTTCGGGGTCTTTCAGCGCCTGCACCGGGCTGAGGACTTTGGCGGCAGCGGCGTGGGGCTGGCCAATGTGCGGCGCATTCTGCAGCGGCATGGCGGCAGCTGGGCCGCCGAGGGCCGCCCTGGAGAGGGCGCCACCTTCAGCTTTACCCTGCCCCGTCCGGCAAACTAA